From Rana temporaria chromosome 7, aRanTem1.1, whole genome shotgun sequence, the proteins below share one genomic window:
- the TMCO1 gene encoding calcium load-activated calcium channel — translation MSTMFADTVLIVFISVCTALLAEGITWVLVYRTDKYKRLKAEVEKQSKKLEKKKEAITESAGRTQKKKIERQEEKLKNNNRDLSMVRMKSMFAIGFCFTALMGMFNSIFDGRVVAKLPFVPLSYIQGLSHRNLLGEDYTDCSFIFLYILCTMSIRQNIQKMLGLAPSRAATKQAGGFLGPPPQAGKFS, via the exons ATGAGTACGATGTTTGCAGACACGGTGCTGATCGTCTTCATCTCTGTGTGCACCGCACTGCTCGCTGAGG GTATAACATGGGTGTTAGTTTACAGAACGGACAAGTACAAGAGATTAAAAGCTGAAGTTGAGAagcaaagtaaaaaat tggaaaagaaaaaggaagctaTAACAGAATCTGCTGGACGCACACAAAAGAAGAAAATAG aacGCCAGGAAGAGAAGCTAAAAAATAATAACCGTGATCTATCTATG GTGCGCATGAAGTCCATGTTTGCCATCGGATTTTGTTTCACAGCTTTGATGGGAATGTTCAACTCAAT TTTTGATGGACGGGTTGTAGCAAAGTTGCCCTTTGTACCTCTTTCCTATATTCAAGGACTGTCTCACAGAAATTTGCTGGGGGAGGATTATACAGACTGTTCATTTATATTCCTGTACATACTTTGTACTATGTCCATCCGTCAA aACATTcagaaaatgctgggccttgcacCATCCCGAGCAGCTACAAAACAGGCTGGAGGATTTTTGGGACCCCCTCCACAAGCTGGGAAATTCTCTTAA